TTCCGGTATTTTCTTGCCGCTGCGTTCCAAAAGGCTGATGATCTTGGCGGCAATCATGTCGTTATAACAGATGATCGCGCTGCAGCCGTCGATCCGTTCGAGGAGGCGCTGCGCAAACGCAGCTTCGGAAAACATCGGCATGTCTTCCGTCGTATACCAGATCACGTGCTCGTCGGACATCACGAGGCCGTTCTTTTTCAGCCATTTCGCACAGCCGCTGTAACGCAGATGCCCCTGTATATCGTCCGATTTGAAAATGCCCGCGATGCGCGAATGCTTGCGCTCGACCAGATATTTCGCCGCCGCTTCTCCGCAGGCATGATCGTCCATCGCGACGAAGGGGAAGGAAAGATCCGCATAGTAACCGTTGATAAAGATGCAGGGGATGCCCTGTCTTTTGATCTGTGCGTACAGATCCGCATTGATGTTCGGCAGACCGCTCTTGGTTGGCTCGATGATAATCCCGTCCACGCCGTTTTTCAACATCGCGGCTAAAATTCGCATTTCGTTTTCCACTTTGTTGTGCGTGATCGACAGCTGCATCGAATAGCCGTTTTGCGTCAGCACATTGTCGATCCCCTTGATGATGCTCGGAAAGATATAGTCATCAAGATACGTCGTGATGACGCCGATGCTCATCGTGACCGCGTTCGCCGCTTGGGTCGCCGAAGCGATGTACGTCCCGCTGCCGCGCCTTCGCGCAAGCAGACCTTCGCTTTCCAGGATGCTGGTCGCCTGCCTTACCGTCTGTCGGCTGATCTTGAACATGCTCCCCAGCTCATTTTCTGATGGCAATCGATCGGCTATGCAAAAATCACCGCTGCGGATCCGCTCTCTTATCCAGTTCACCAGTTCTAGATATTTGGGGTCATTTTGCTTGGTCATACCCTATCCTTTCCTTGCGCCATCCGATCCCGCTGCCTGAATCCCGAAAGACGCCTATGCATTCTTACGCTTATTATATAAGTCGACGGTGACTGCCGCCAGCAAAACAAGTCCTTTGACTACGCGTTGGATATCAATCGACCAGCCGATCAGCGACATGCCGTTGTTCAATATGCCCATGATCAAAGCGCCGATGACCGCGCCGGAAATCGTTCCGATGCCGCCTTGCACCGCCGCGCCGCCGATATAACAGGCCGCGATCGCGTCAAGCTCGAAACTGTCGCCCGCTTTCGGCGTAGCCGACGCATTGCGCGCCGCAAGGACAATCCCCGCCAAACCTGCCAGCAGCCCCATGTTCGTATACACCCAAAACATGACTTTGTCCGTATTGATGCCCGACAACCGCGCCGCATTCACATTGCCGCCAACCGCATAAACCTGCCGTCCGGCCACCGTCTTGTCGGTAATAAAAGAATACACCAGAATCAGCACTAACATCAATAAGAGAACAAACGGCAAGCCCATATAAACGGCCAACTTGTAGGTAATAAAATTCAAGATCCCGATAATGACAGTCAGTTTAACGATCGGTTGCCAAATCGGCAAGACCGCAAAATGATGCTTGATCTTATTCCGCCGCGAACGGATTTCCAGCAACACCAGTACAACAGACACCACGATCCCGGCAACCAGCGCCAGCAATTCGACTCTTGTACCGCCCACTTGCATAAACACTTGCGGCAGATAACCCGCGCCGAACTGCGTGAACTCCTGCGGCAACGGGCCTTTGGTCTGCCCATTCAGGATGACCATCGTAAAACCGCGGAACAATAACATGTTCGCCAGTGTAACGATGAAAGGCGGAACCTTCAAGACTGCAATGAAAAAGCCTTGCCACATGCCGATCAGCACGCCCATGACCAGTACGACTGCAAACGTGACCGGTATCGAGATATGATAATCGACGACCATAATCGCCGCGGCCGCACCGCAGAAGGCCACGACCGAGCCGACCGAGAGATCGACATTCGCAGTCAAGCAACATAATAGCATGCCGATCGAAAGAATGACAATATAACTGTTTTGCATCACCAGATTATTGATGTTCATCGCCGCCGCATTTTTCCCGTCCGATAAAACGGTGAATATCACATAAATCAAAAACAAGGCGATCATCATGCCATATTGCTTTAAATTGCTCATCGCCGCTTTCTTGGGCTGAGCCGGAACATTGTGCAAAGTCGCGGTATTTTCTGCCGTATTGCTCATTGCGCCATTTTCTCCCTTCCAATATGCGTCATAATATTCTTCATGATCCGTTCCTGGGAAAACTCCGCTTTTTCCAGTTCGCCGACAATTTCCCCTTCATTGATAACATAGATTCTGTCACAAATACCGAGCAATTCCGGCATCTCCGAAGAAATCACGATAATCGCCTTTCCTTCATCCGCCAGAGAATTAATGACCTTATATATTTCATATTTTGCGCCGACGTCAATGCCGCGCGTCGGTTCATCCAACATTAGCACGTCTGGATTGGACAACATCCATTTTGCCAGAACCACTTTCTGCTGATTGCCGCCGGAAAGAGAGCCCACTGCTTGTTCGATCGAATTCGCCTTAATGTTGATTTTTTTCTGATACTCTTCGGCAGCATGGATCTCTTCATTTTCATCAATCACATTCCGTTTGGAAAATCTCGATTCCAAACTTGCCAGCGTCATATTCCACTTCAAATCATTGGGCAGTACCAGCCCATATTTTTTGCGATTTTCCGAGACATAGGCAATCTTGTGGTTAATCGCCTGTTTTATACTGTTTAACTGTATGGGTTGCCCGTTCTTTATAATGCTGCCCGATATATTTTCCCCATACGCCTTGCCAAATAAACTCATGGCCAGTTCCGTCCGTCCCGCGCCCATCAATCCGGCCAAGCCTACCACTTCGCCGCTGCGCACATACAGTGAAATATCCTGCAACACTTTGCGCGTCAAATCATCCGGGCTGTACACGTTCCAATCCTTCACTTCAAACACAACGTCGCCGATTTTACTGTCACGCTCCGGATAGCGGTTGGTTAATTCCCGGCCAACCATGCCTTTGATAATCCGATCTTCTTCAATCTCTTCCTCGCTCTTCTCGATCGTTTCAATCGTACGCCCGTCACGAATGACTGTGATCGCATCGGCAACCCGACTCACTTCATTCAATTTATGTGAAATCATGATGCATGTAATGCCTTGCTGTTTTAGCGCCAGCATGATTTCCAGCAGAATATTGCTTTCTTCATCATTCAATGCCGCTGTCGGTTCATCCAAAATCAAAAGTTCCACTTTTTTAGCCAAAGCCTTCGCAATTTCAATGAGTTGCTGTTTCCCCACGCCTAACGTGTTGACCATCTGGCTTAAATCTTCATTATCCATGCCGATCTTGCGCAAGACTTCCCGCGCACGCCGATCCGTCTCATCCCAGTCAATTACGCCCGGCATCGACTTCACTTCATTGCCGAGAAAAACATTTTCCGCAATCGAAAGATACGGAATCAACGCAAGCTCCTGATGGATAATAACAATGCCCTTTTTTTCGCTGCTGCGAATCGTATTGAATTTGCATACCTCGCCCTTGTAAAGAATATCGCCGCTATACGATCCATGTGGATAGACGCCCGAAAGAACATTCATCAACGTCGACTTTCCCGCGCCGTTTTCGCCGCACAGTGCATGGATTTCGCCTTTCTTAATACTAAGATTGACGTCATCCAACGCTTTAACGCCGGAAAACTCCTTGGTGATATGCTTCATCTCCAAGATAATGTCCGCCATGCCTTTTGCTCAGCTCCCTTATAATCAGCGGGCGGAAAACGCTCTTGCCGCTTTCCGCCCCCCGATACGTTTAATGTCGCCTATTGAAGATCGGTCTTCTTATAGTAACCCGAATCGATCAGTTCCTTTTGGATGTTTTCTTTATCTACAGGAACCGGCGTGCACAGATAAGACGGAACCATTTTCTTCTTATTGTTGTAAGAAGTCGTGTCGTTTATCTCAGGCTGGCCGCCTTCGAGTACGGCCTGTACCATCTTGACGCATTTGTCAGCCAACACGCGCGTATCTTTGAAGATCGTCATCGACTGTTTGCCCGACATGATGTTCTTCGAAGCCATCAACTCCGCATCTTGCCCGGTAATAAGCGGCCATTTTTGGCCCACTTTGTAGCCTGCGCCTTCCAGTGCGGCGGCAACGCCGTAGCTGATGCCGTCAAACGGGCTGACTACGATGTCCAGGTTCTTCCCGGTGCTGTAATAACCGGACAGGATGTCTTCCATGCGTTTTTGTGCAACTTCCTGCGACCAACGCAACGTACAGATCGTATCGAACTTGGTTTGTCCGGACACGCAGACCAGCTGGCCTTTGTCCAGGTAAGGCTTCAGGACTTCGAACACACCTGCGTTCAGGAAATGCGCATTGTTGTCATCCGGCGATCCGGCAAAGAACTCGATATTGTACGGGCCTTTGCCTTCTTTCAGACCCATCTTGGTTTCGATATATTTACCGATGGCAACGCCTACGCCCTTATTGTCGAACGTCGCGTAATAAGAAACGCTGTCGGTGTCCATCAACAGCCGGTCATACGCGATGACAGGGATGTTGTTGCTTTTCGCCTGTGCCAGGACATTGACCAATGCATTGGAGTCGATCGCAGCGACGACCAGGCAGTTTGCCCCGCCGGTGATCATGTTCTCGAGCTGCGATACCTGCGCCTGCACATCATCCTCGGCGTATTGCAGGTCCACCGTGTAACCGAGTTTCTCCAGTTTCTCCTTCATGTTCTTACCGTCTTGAATCCAACGCTGTGAAGACTGCGTCGGCATTGCGACGCCGATCTTCTTGCCGCCTGCCTTTTTCGCGCCGTCGGCCGCCGGTTTTTCCCCGCTATTGCCGCACCCTGCCATGACCACTAAGAACAAACAAGATAATAGCACCGCTACGAGTTTCTTACATTTCATCTGCGCATTCCTCCTGAATTAATAAATTATTCCTTTCCTGGCCAGCCGAGAGAATCATCGAATGTTTCAGCCGCTACTTCTTTTCGCCTCCTCGCTTTGCAGAACTGCCATCCCTCTCCCTTTGTTCCCTGCGCCCGGTCAGAATGAAATACCCCGTAATTCAACAAGCCCTCCACCGCAAACATCTTACAACTATTTATTCATTCTTCACATTTGTCATACAACTTACTTTAAATTTACTACTGCTGTCTGAAAATTGCAAGTAGTTTTACTATAAGATTGTTTTTGAATGAACAGAAAAATAAGAGCAACGGATTTTTTGTCCGTTGCTCTCTCTTTTGTTTTTTAAATTATGCTTTTTCTACGCCAAACGCATATTTCGTCATTGTCGAAAAGACTTGCTCCTTCGTCAGGACACAGGAGGGGAAATCTTCGTGATGAATCGCATCCGGAAAGCCCTGCGTTTCGAGGCAAAGCCCCGCATAGCGGCACGTCTTTCCGGCAGAGACCGCCAGACCTTCGGGGATGTAGTTTCCGGTGTACAGCACGACGCTTGGCGCATCCGTCTCGATCGTCAGCTTGCGACCGCTCGCCGCATCATAGAGCCTGATCTCGCCGTTGTTGTGACTGTCGAGGACGAACGGATGGTCATAACCGCTGCCGACCTTGCGGTTCCGCTCATCCTTGTCGTTTAGGCCGTCGGCGATCCTGCGACCCTTTCTGAAATCGAAAACCGAGCCGGACACGTCGCAGCGTGTTCCCGTCGGCAAGAGATCGTCGGTCAGTTCCAGATAGCGACTGCTGTCGAGCGTCAGGACATGCTGCCCGATCTCGTCTTTCAGATCGCCGCTTAGATTGAAATAGCTGTGATTGGTCGGATTCAAGAGCGTCGTCTTATCCGTTTCTCCCCGGTAGCGGATGATGAGCTCATCGTTCTCCGTCAGCGTATAGCGAACCTTCATCTGCAGCGTTCCCGGATAGCCGTCCTCTTTGTCCAGGCTGATATGCGAAAACTCGATGCTCTCGCCATCCTCTTCGTGGAGAACCTTCGCATCCCAGAGCGCCTTGTGAAAACCTTTTTCCCCGCCATGAAGATGGTTTGCCCCATCGTTGGCCGCCAGAGCGTAGCGCACACCCTCCAGTTCGAACTGCGCCCCTTTGATCCTTCCGGCGACCCTGCCCAGGACGACGCCCGCGTAAATCGCGTTTTCCTGGTATCCGGCCAGATCCGAAAAACCAAGGACAACATTCGCGAAGACCCCGTTCCGATCCGGCGTCACGATCTTAGTGATCGCACAGCCGTAATCCAGACAGGAAACCTGCATCCCGTTCCTGTTCTCGAGCGTATATTCATAGACCGCTTTTCGCTTCGTTTCACCAAATAACCGTTTGCTGACCGTCATGCTTTTCCTCCCGTTCTGCTCACCCTCAAAATTCTTCAGCTACGTTTTCTCTCCTTACACCGATTCCGCATCCAAAGCAGACAATCCTGCCGCCAGGGCGAAATGCGCAGAAAATAAAACTTAGCCTGCCTTTGGGGTCACATTCATCTTAGCGGCGCGCTCTGCGATTACCCGCCGCAAATTGGTCATTGCAGCCCGCCACTGAATCATCCCTACGCTCGGCGTCTTCATCATCTGCTCCGCTTTTTCAAGCATAAGAACACCGATGCTGTCCGGGACAACCGCCCGATGATCGATTTGTCTTTTTTCCAACTCAAACCGTCTGGAATAAACTCTGTATTGGCCTTCTTTATTGCTCTTATATATATACATTTGATAATTTCCCGCTGAAAGCAGCCTTGAGCGATATTGGTCAAACCAAATTAAATCCTCATCATCGACCGTTGCGCCAACCCAAACCCACCTGTCATCTCCATCCAGCTTGTTCAGCCAGTTTGCCTCTGTTCCCAACAAATAATCGGTCAGTGCCGCAAAAAACAATTCATTCATGGAATGCGGCGCAAACGAATCATCCGTATGCGGCCACACCTTTTGCTGCGCATTATAATAGACTTCCTGCGCTTGTGTACATTTCACCTCGCGATCCGCACTTACCTCAAATCGCAGTTTCTTCAAACTTTCTTTTATATTTTCCGTCTCGGAAACATACTCGCATTTAAACCAGGCGGTTATGTAGCGCGCGTCGCCAACCTTTTCCGCTTTCAGGCTGGAAGCATCGACATAATAAGCGGCTTTTTCCGTAGACCCCAGCCATTGCCACTCCGCCGCTTCTACCGAACCTCCAAGCACCTGCAGCACGAACAGGCACAGCATTAAAATTCTTAGCATCCCCTGTTGCTCCCCTCGTTTTTCTCGACGCAAGATGGATCATTTTCGCCGCGCTTCCTTATACGGCCTTTTTTCCCTACTCCAAAGCGTTTCGCCTGCGCATAAGATAGCCCTTAAACTGCGGCACGGTGAAATCGACTTCGCCCGCTCCGGCGGAATAGATAAAACCTTTATGGATCAACTGGTTTCGAACCGGCGAAAGACTTTGCACGTTGCTCTCCATTTTCAGCGCAATTTGACTCATCGTGCAAGGCAGCGCCTCGCATTCGGCCATCGCCAGCATAAACGTCTTTTCTTTCGGCGTGGCTCTGTCGTAACGCACCTTAAAAAAGCTGTCGTCAATGCTCTTTTCAAATGCCGCATAGGCGGCGTCCACAGCGGACAGGCTGATTTCTTGTTTCGTGCGAAACTCCCAGACCTGTTTGCCGTATTCCTGAATGAAATAAGGATAGCCGCGCGTCACTTGGACGATTTTCTTTACGGCGTCCTTGGTATACGAAACGCCAAGCACTTTGGCAGGTTCCGTGAGCGCCAGCCAGGCCGCTTCCTCTTGCAGCGAGTCAACCGAGACAAAGCTGAAGAGCCGCTCCGCATACGATTTGATATCGCCGGCCATTTTCGTCACCTTCGGCAGCCCCGCGCCAAAAAGCGCAAGCGGCAAACCTTTTTGGTTGCAGCGATGAACGGCCGCGATCAAGGCTTCGAATTCCTCTTCTTTTAAATACTGGATTTCATCAATAAAAAGACAGACCGCCCGCTGATTCTTCTGCGCCAGCGAGCCCAGCGCGACAAACAGTTCCGTCAGGTCGTTTTGAAAATTCCCCGTATCCGATACGCCAACCGCCGCTTCGATTTCATCCTTTAAACCGAAGCCGATCTCGCCCTCCGGCGAATACGTGATTTGAAACGCTTTCAGTACCGCAAACGTCTTGTGTAAAAAACTTTTCGCCTGTTCCTTCGTGCTGGTCTGCTGCATCAGCTTCTGCACGTGAAACGCAATCGCCGCCTTAAAGGAAGAGCGTTCCGACACTTCGATGTGTTCATAAAGGACATCGTTTGCTTCGGCAATTGACTCTATCTTATTCAACAAAACAGTCTTGCCAACGCCGCGCAAACCGTAATAAACAACCGAGCGCGTAGGATAGCCCTGCGCCATGGCCGCAATCGATTCCGCAGCTTTCTTGAGCATCTCTTCGCGTCCGGCTAAATAACCCGGAATAAGCCCCGCCCCGGGCGTATAAGGATTCGGCAGCATCGTATCCGCTCCTTTTAACCTGATTCTCTTTTTATTATATATGATGCATGAAACGAACCGCAATTTTCGTTTTATCTCCGCTTATAACGCAAAAGCGCCTGCACAGAAAAACGAGGTCAGCGGATTTTTTGTTCCGCTGGCCCCGTTTCTTATTGTATTCACTTTTTCACTGCCTTCACACAATCTTTTCAAGAGGTAGCCACAACCTTATCTGCCCCAGATGCGCACAACGTCTTCCGGCCCGGCAAGCTCGCGTCCCATTGCGTTCGCGATGGCCGCGATTCGTTCAACCAAGGCTTCGTTGGTCGCCAGCACGCCTTTGCTGTAATAGATATTGTCTTCGATGCCGACGCGCACATGTCCGCCGAGCGCCATCGCCATTACGGACAAATTCACATGCTGCGGCCCAATCACCGAAACGCTCCAGACGGCGTCGGGCGGCAAACTGTCGTATAGAAAAAATAAATTCTTCGGCGTTGCCGGTAATGAACCTTTTACGCCTAATACGAAATTAAAGAGCAGCGGCCCTTTTAAGAGTCCTTCTTTTTGCAAGCGAATCGCATTGTGAATCATCGCCGCGTCAAACACTTCAATCTCCGGTTTGATGTTTTGCTCCAGCATCGTTTTTGCCAGATACTCCACCAGTTTCGGTTCATTCGCATTGACGCTGGCAGGAAAATTGGACGATCCGGTGGACAAACTGCCTGAGAGCGGACGCAGCTCCAGTCCCTCCGCTCTCGCCTCGCCGGACGTTCCGCCGCGCGCGCCCGTTGAAATTTGCGTTACGATGGGGCAACCTGCCTCATCCAGCAAACGCAGGATTTCCGCAAAATATATCCGCTCGCAAGTGGGCGCGCCTTCTGCATCGCGCGCATGAATATGGGCAACCGCTGCGCCTTTTTCGTAGCAGGCGATAAGATCCTCCGCAATCTCAAGCGGGGTTATCGGCACATGCGGCGTCATCGCTTGGGTGGGTACGTTCCCCGTTGGCGCAATTGTGATTATCAGTTTTTCCATTTCATTTCACCTTCCGTTTGCATATACTTAAATCGTTTTGCCAAACGCAGTAAAAGCGTCCCGCATGGCCGCGACTAATTCATCCGCCTGGTCTTTCGTAAGAATCAGCGGCGGCGTTACAAGAAACTGATCGCCGTTCACGCCGTCCGCATTTCCCGTGCCGGGATATACGATCACGCCATGTTCCGCCAGAGTCTGCGTAAGGCGCGCCGCCATCCCCTTGGCCAGCGGATAGGGTTCCTTGCTTGTTTTGTCTTTGACGATTTCCACGCCGAGCAGCAGCCCTTTGCCGCGCACATCGCCGACAAACGGGAACCGCAGCAACGTTTCTTTCAGCCGGTTCAGCAGATACGCGCCGACAGTGCGGGCATTTGCCGCAATCTTATCTTTGATCAACACCCGAACAACCGACAACGCCACCGCGGCGGACAGGGGATTGCCGCCGTAGGTATGCCCGTGCACAAAAACGCCCGAGCCTTGTTTAAAGGCATCATAAATCTTTTGCGAAGCAATGACCGCTCCCAGCGGCGAATAGCCTGCGCTCATCCCTTTGGCCGCGCAGATCAAATCCGGCACGACCTCAAAATCATCGATCGCAAACAGCGAGCCGGTGCGGCCAAAACCCGCCATCACTTCATCGTCAATCATCAGGATGTCGTATTGGTCGCAAATTTGACGCACGATTTTGCTGTAATTTCGATGCGGCACAATCGCGCCGCACGCGGCTCCGCCTACCGGTTCACTGATAAACCCCGCGACGTACTCCGCGCCTTCCGTCTTGATGCAGCGCTCCAAATCCTGCGCGCACTCGACGCCACAGCTTTCCGGCTTCTTGTCAAACGGACAACGGTAACAGTAGGCTGGCGCAATATGCGGAAAGTCGAGCAGCAGCGGCGTATATTTTTTACGGCGTCCATCGCCCGTCATCGACAGCGCGCCGAGCGTGTTACCGTGAAAACTTTTCCAGCGTGAAATGATTCTGTATTTTGAGCTTTGCCCGTCGCGCTCCACGTAGTACTGACGCGCCATTTTCAGCGCCGACTCGGTCGCTTCCGACCCGCCCGACACCAGATACAACTTGCTCAGATCGCCCGGCGCTACTTCCGCTACCAAGTCCGCCAATTCCTGAATCGGTTTGGATGTCCAGCGCGACAAATGGCTAAAGGCCACTTTGCCTGCCTGTTTCATCATCGCCTCCAGCACAACCGGATGCGCATGGCCGAGATTCGATACAGCCGCTCCCGAAGCCGCATCGATATAGCGTTTACCTGCGGTATCATACAGATAAATGCCTTCTCCATAGTCGACTTCCAGCAGCTCTTTATTGACGGCGCGATAAAATACATTGCTCATTTTCCTGGCCTCCGTTGCTAGACTTAAATTTTTCCATAGTATATCATCTAGTTATCAAGATAAAAAACGATTGTTTTATATCATTTCAATCACTTTTTTATATACCTGATAAGGAGTGAGCTTATGGAATTACGTCAGTTGCAAATTTTCTGCGCCTCGGCCCAGACGCTTAACTTTACCAAGGCCGGTGCAAAGCTGGGCTATGCGCAGTCAAACATCACCAGCCAAATCCGGCAGCTGGAGGACGAACTGCAAATAAAATTGTTCGAACGTCTGGGGCGCGGCATCCAACTGACAAGCGAAGGCAAAAGCTTTCTGCAAAATGCCGAAAAAATTTTGCAGTTATGCGAACGCGCCAAAGAAGAATTTTCACCCGACGTCTATCGGGGTACGATCCAGATTGGCGCTGCCGAAACGCTCTGCGTCTATCGCCTGCCGCAGATTTTAACAACCTATCGCAAACAACATCCGCTAGTCGAAATCCGCATCCATACCGAAAGTTGCGAAACGCTTTCTGCACGGCTTAAAAGCAATGATATCGATGCCGCCTTGGTCTTGACCGATCAAATCAGCGCTCCCGATTTCATCGTGAACACGCTGCACGAAGAACGCATGGCCATTGTCGCAAGCCCCTTGCACAAGCTGGCCGCGAAAGAAACCATTTTGCCTCAGGATTTTTCCGGCGCGTCTTTGATCCTCACTTCGCCCGGCTGCGGCTACCGGCCCTTAATTCTTTCCATGCTCAAAGAATATGACGTGAAACCAAGCTCGATCATGGAACTCTCCAGTGTCGGCGCGATCAAAGAGTGTACGATTTGCAACCTCGGCCTTTCCATCCTGCCAAAAATCGCCGTCCAAAACGAATTGGCACGCGGACAGTTGGTCGAACTCCACTGGGGCGGCCCTGCCTTCCCGGTGAAAACGCAACTGCTCTACCATCGCGAAAAATGGCTCACGCCCGCACTGCGCGCTTTTTTAGACCTCTGCCGCAGTCTATAAAAAATAGACATGTTGGCCCTGTTTTTATTTGAATTGGTAGTAGAAACGAAAAAACGGCTTACGACATAATGCCGTAAACCATTGATTCAGCTAAATGTTTATGATGTTTTTTTGTGAATGTCTTTTGAATGGAAATTTTGCTACATAGCTTTTATCGGCCTATTCTCTCAATATAATTTCGTGATCTTCGCTCTTTATATTCTACTGAATAAAAAACACATCAAATAAAGCATAAATGATGCTATGGTATGTATGAAAACAGCTATACTAAATCGTTTGAATTTATCATAAAACCAATTCACAAAAAAAGATAATCCAATATAATACACCGCTGGAACACCGGTGTGGATTGACGCAAAGAACAGTGAACATATTATATATGCCCATCTCTTGCTATAAGACTGTAAAGAATTAAATAGAATAAGAAAAACACCTGCTTCACAGGCTATATTTCTTAAAATCATCAACATACTTTGTATATATCCATTTTTACTTGTAAATTGAATCACCTCAGGTGGAAACTCTTTAGCAAACTCCACACATAGCCACGCGGTTACACTAACATAAATAGACATTGCCACTAATACTTTTAAAAAAATCTTAGTTCTAAAAACACCTATATTTTTTTCAATCCATTCTTTATAAGACTCTTTGTAAGCGTTATCTATACATTTTCTTTGGTTAATAATCATTAAATAAGCACTTATGCTTGCCGCGTACATAAAAAATCTTATCAACTGTGTATTAAAAAATATGTCTGTACCAATCCCTAAAAATATATTTATGATGGCAACAATAAAAACATCTCCTTTTGTATAAGAATACTCTTCACTCTGACCTTTACTCATCATGTTTTTATCTGCCCTTTCTTTTGCTGCAAACACGGGGATGGTTCGATTTTTCATTTTAGATTTAAATAAGGGACGCCAAAGAACGATTCGTCTCGTTTCCTGCTTCAAATATTAGGCCC
Above is a genomic segment from Azotosporobacter soli containing:
- a CDS encoding aspartate aminotransferase family protein encodes the protein MSNVFYRAVNKELLEVDYGEGIYLYDTAGKRYIDAASGAAVSNLGHAHPVVLEAMMKQAGKVAFSHLSRWTSKPIQELADLVAEVAPGDLSKLYLVSGGSEATESALKMARQYYVERDGQSSKYRIISRWKSFHGNTLGALSMTGDGRRKKYTPLLLDFPHIAPAYCYRCPFDKKPESCGVECAQDLERCIKTEGAEYVAGFISEPVGGAACGAIVPHRNYSKIVRQICDQYDILMIDDEVMAGFGRTGSLFAIDDFEVVPDLICAAKGMSAGYSPLGAVIASQKIYDAFKQGSGVFVHGHTYGGNPLSAAVALSVVRVLIKDKIAANARTVGAYLLNRLKETLLRFPFVGDVRGKGLLLGVEIVKDKTSKEPYPLAKGMAARLTQTLAEHGVIVYPGTGNADGVNGDQFLVTPPLILTKDQADELVAAMRDAFTAFGKTI
- a CDS encoding LysR family transcriptional regulator, translating into MELRQLQIFCASAQTLNFTKAGAKLGYAQSNITSQIRQLEDELQIKLFERLGRGIQLTSEGKSFLQNAEKILQLCERAKEEFSPDVYRGTIQIGAAETLCVYRLPQILTTYRKQHPLVEIRIHTESCETLSARLKSNDIDAALVLTDQISAPDFIVNTLHEERMAIVASPLHKLAAKETILPQDFSGASLILTSPGCGYRPLILSMLKEYDVKPSSIMELSSVGAIKECTICNLGLSILPKIAVQNELARGQLVELHWGGPAFPVKTQLLYHREKWLTPALRAFLDLCRSL
- a CDS encoding CPBP family intramembrane glutamic endopeptidase → MKQETRRIVLWRPLFKSKMKNRTIPVFAAKERADKNMMSKGQSEEYSYTKGDVFIVAIINIFLGIGTDIFFNTQLIRFFMYAASISAYLMIINQRKCIDNAYKESYKEWIEKNIGVFRTKIFLKVLVAMSIYVSVTAWLCVEFAKEFPPEVIQFTSKNGYIQSMLMILRNIACEAGVFLILFNSLQSYSKRWAYIICSLFFASIHTGVPAVYYIGLSFFVNWFYDKFKRFSIAVFIHTIASFMLYLMCFLFSRI